GAGCTACTGATAAAGCTCCACTCATTCTTTGGAAGCCCATAGCTGTTGCTAGGGTTTTATCTATTTGTCCTCTTATATCTCTTAGAGATACTGATTGTTGAGCACCACCATTAGCAGAGAATGCTAGCGATAGTTTAGCAACGCCACCAGCATTTAGCTTGATATCTCTACCATCAAGACGAACAAGGTTTAGTCTACCTACGAAACCGGTTAAAGATGTACCTTTAGCAGCTGCACCTTTACCGCCAAGACCCTTTGAGATGTCTTTACCAGAAGCTACGATAGCACGGCCATCACGGCTTGTTAATACCATTTTGCCTGTTTCAGCATCAACAGAAGCTTCAACACCAGTTTGATCTTTTACAGAGTTGATAGCATTTACAAGTGCACCGTTTGCATCATTTGCTTTAACTTCTAGATCGCCGATTTTAACGCCGTTGATTGTTAAAGACTGAATTAAACCACCGCCAATAGCAGCACTTGCTTTCCAAGTAACATCAGCTGTAGCTCTAACACCAGTTCTATCAGCAACTTTGTTGATGTTCTCGGCTAGAGCGCCAAGGCCTTTACCGATACCTGTTGAGATAGTAGCGCCTGTAACACCTACGTCGTTTACACCATCAACGTTTAAGAATTTAAGGTTTACTTCACCCATAGCTGTAAGTAGTCTTGAACTCTCAAAACGTGTAAGACCGATCTTATCAGACGTAGTCGCACCAATACTTGCTTTAACAGTTTGGTTTGAATAAGCACCTATTTGGAATTCTTTATTAGAGAATGTTCCGTTTAGTAGTTGCTGACCGTTAAATGAAGTAGTGTTACCGATATTATCAAGCTCTTCCATTAGACGAACGATATCAGCTTGCAATGCTTGGCGTGATTGAGTTGTTTGGCCGTCTTGAGCTGATTGAGTAGCTTTTGTCTTGATAGTATCAAGAATTTTTAGCTGCTCGTCCATAGCTTTATCGGCAACTTGAATGATACCAATAGCATCATTACCGTTTGCAATAGCTTGACCTAAAGCTGAGGCTTGACTTCTTAAGCTATCTGCGATAGATAGACCTGAAGCATCGTCTGCAGCTGTTTGAATCCTAAGACCTGAGCTAAGTTTGTTAAGTGACTTAGATAGGTCAGTGTTGTTGCTAACTGCGTTAGCGTGCGTGTTAAGTGCGTTTACGTTTGTGTTAATACGAAAACTCATTGTAAATCCTTTTAATTTTTTAGTTACGACTTCTTGTCGCACAAAAACTATATCGTGAAATTTTCTAAAAACTTTATAGGCATGAATGAAAAAATTTTTAAAATAATGAAGACGGATTTGATTTTTTTATGCCTTGATACTTTAAAAATTATTTTTGCTACAATTACGCCAAAAAATTCAAAGGCTATATATAAATGAAAAGCTTAATCATCGTGGAATCTCCCGCAAAAGCAAAGACTATCAAAAACTTCCTAGACAAAAGCTACAACGTCATCGCCTCAAAAGGTCACATCAGAGACCTGCCAAAAACAAGCTTTGGCATCAAGATAGAGGATGATAAATTTACCCCAGAGTACCGCATCAGCAGTGATCACTCCGCTATTGTAAAAGAGATAAAAGAACTCGCCAAAGCTGCAGATGAAATTTATCTCGCGACCGATGAGGATAGAGAGGGTGAGGCGATCGCGTTTCATATCGCAAATGCTATCGGCAAAGAGCCAACCAGTCTGCCTCGCATTGTCTTTCACGAGATCACCAAAAGCGCCATACAAAACGCTCTAAAAAGCCCAAGACACGTCGATATGAACAGCGTCAATGCCCAGCAAACAAGGCGCTTACTTGACCGTATCGTTGGCTACAAGCTAAGCCCGCTTTTAAATTTAAAGATACAAAAAGGCTTAAGCGCTGGACGTGTGCAAAGTGCGGCGCTAAAAATAATAGTAGATCGCGAGCGTGAAATTCAGGCATTTAAGCCAGTTGAATACTACACTATCGACACCGTTTTTAAAAAAGATCTAGACGCTGAGCTAGTTAAATTTGAAAACCAAAAGATCGAGAAGCTAACCATCCAAAATCCAGACCGCGCAAAATATATCATTGAAAATTTACAAAATGAGAAATTTAGCGTCCGTGAGATCGAGAGCAAGGATAGAAAGATCCAGCCAAGCCCGCCATTTATGACCTCAACGCTTCAGCAAAGTGCGAGCAACCGCCTTGGCTTTAGCCCTAAAAAGACGATGATGATCGCACAAAGCCTCTATGAGGGCGTGCAAACAAACGAAGGCTTCATGGGTGCGATCACCTACATGAGAACGGATAGCTTAAATTTAGCCAAAGAGGCCGTCGCAGCCGCTAGAGAGCATATCCTTCAAAACTACGGCAAAGAGTATCTGCCAGCCAAAGCGATAAGCTACACGACAAGCTCAAAAGGCGCGCAAGAAGCCCACGAGGCGATCCGCCCTACAAATTTAAACTTCACACCACAAATAGCGGCTAAATTTTTAGAAAAAGACGCGCTCAAACTCTACACACTCATCTACAATAGATTTTTAGCCTGCCAAATGAGCGCATGTGTGAGCCAAACGCAAAACGTCTATGTTGCAAGCGAAAAAGGCGAGTTTAAGATAAGCGGTAGAAAAGTGCTATTTGACGGCTTTTATAAGGTTTATGGCGAACTTGATAAAGATAAAATTTTGCCAAATTTAAAAAAAGGCGACGAGATGAGCTTGCAAAGCATAAAAAGCACGCAAAATTTCACCGAGCCACCAGCCAGGTACTCAGAAGCTGGACTTGTTAAAAAGTTAGAGAGTCTAGGCATCGGCCGCCCAAGTACCTACGCACCGACTATCACACTGCTAACTTCAAGAGACTACGTGAGGGTCGAGAAAAAGCAGCTCATACCAAACGAGATCGCATTTAGCATGATAGGCGTTTTGGAGGAGCACTTTAGCAACATTGTCGATAGTGAATTTACTTCACATCTTGAAGAAAAGCTCGATGAGATCGCACTTGACAAGGCTGATTGGCAAAAGGTGCTAAGCGACTTTTACTATCCATTTATGGGAAAAATTAGCGCTGGCAAAACTGGTATAAAAAGTCTAAAAACAGCCACTCCGATCGGCGAGAAGTGCCCAGAGTGCGGAAGCGAGCTAGTGCTTAGAAAAGGCAGATACGGTGAATTTATAGCTTGCTCAAATTTCCCAAAATGTAAATACTCAAGAAACGTCGCAAAAGATAATGAAAAGAGCGCAGGAACTGGCACTGCAACGGCAGCTAAGCCGAAACGCGATCTTAAAAAGCTTGACGTGCCATGTCCAAAATGTGGCGGCGAGATCGTCGAGAGATTTAGCAGGCGCGGTAAATTTTATGGATGTGCCAACTATCCAAAATGCGACTTCGTCTCAAACTACGAGCCAGTTGAGCAAAAATGCAACGAATGTGGCGGCGATATGATCAAAAAAGAGCTTAAAAAAGGCACATTTATAGAGTGCACAAAATGTAAGAAAAAGACGCTTATTTCTGAAAACTAAAAATTTCTAGCCAAATTTGAGCCCCTTGAGCCTAAATTTGGCTTTTATAAATTTGGGCTTCAAATACCTGATACCACCGCTAAGCTTAGACAGCATAAAGGGCAAAAACCTCGTCATCAACTACACTTAGTCAGATGGTAGCTTCACATCGTAGCACCCACTTTTTGGACTTTTTGATGAGCTTAGCGCTTTGTCAAATTTAAAAACTGGTCTTTTAAAAGAGAGAGCGGAAATTTACAATAGAAAGTAATGTCATAAAATTTAAATTTTTCGCATAGCTTTTAATAAATTTATATCTTGGAGAAATTTTAAAATTTATAGATATACGAACGCATGCAGTGCAAAATCGCTATCACATGCACTTCTAACGTGCAAAGAGCTTAGATGATTAAAGGGGATAAGGGGACGGCTCTTGGCTTCGCTAGCTCGCAGCTGCAAACAGACCGTAACTCAAGCCCCTTTGCCCCCCCCTTTTTTTTGAATAAAAATAAATTTATACATTTCATCAAACTATTTTTGCAAATTCATAAATCATCCTACTTAAATTTTAAACCTACCAAAGCTATAATACGCCCCAAAAAGGATGAAAAATGAAAACAATTATGCTCTGTGCGATATGCTCAGTCACTCAAGGAAACTGCGCCGAGGACTGCGCTTATTGCACGCAAAGTGCCAAAGCTGGCGCTGATATCACGAAATTTAAAGAAAAAAGCGTGCAGCAGGTGGTGGACGAAGCCAAAATGGCTTATAAAAACCACGCTCTTGGCTTTTGTTTAGTCACAAGTGGTGCTAGGCTGAATGACAAAAAGACCGACTACATCGTCTCTTTAGCAAAGGTAGTGCATAAAGAAGTACCAAATTTGATGCTCATCGCATGTAACGGTATGGCAACTTACGAGCAGCTTAGCGAGCTTAAAAAGGCTGGCGTTTTTAGTTACAACCACAACCTTGAAACAAGCCGAGAATTTTTCCCAAAAATTTGTAAAACTCACACTTGGGACGAGAGATATCAGACAAATTTAGATGCAAAAAGAGCTGGGCTCATGCTTTGTACTGGTGGTATTTACGGCGTTGGCGAGAGCGAGGCTGATAGGGTGAGCCTTAGAGCTAGTTTAAAAGAGCTTGAGCCATTTTCGTCACCGATAAATTTTTTCATTAAAAATGAAGCTCTAAGTCTAGATCTGCCTCCTCTTAGTGCGGATAAGGCCCTAAAAATAGTGCGCGACACCAAAAGTGCCCTACCAGAAACTAGAGTCATGATAGCTGGCGGCAGAGAGAAAATTTTAGGCGATAGACAATACGAGATCTTTGAAAATGGCGCCGATGCGATCGTCATTGGCGACTATCTCACCGCAAAAGGCGAGAAAGCTAGCAAGGATATCGAGGAGCTTACAAAGCGCGGTTTTAGCTTCGCTAGTATCTGTCACTAATGCTTGTAAATTTACTTTTCGCAGGGCTTGGAGGCTTTATCGGAGCTGGATGCAGGTTCTTAGCTGGTGAGCTGCTAAAATTTAGCCACTTTCCGCTAGCTACGCTTGGCGTAAATGTGCTTGGCAGCTTCATTATCGGCGTATTATTTTGTCTAAATTTAAGCCAAAGCGCAAGAGTATTTTTGGTCGTTGGCATACTTGGCGGCTTTACCACATTTTCAAGCTTTAGCCTTGATAGCGTGAAATTTTTACTAGAAGGCGAGCTGGTAAAAGGCTTTTTAAATATCTTTTTAAACCTTGTTTTTTGCCTACTTGCAAGCTATTTTGGCATTTTGCTTGGCAAGAGTTTATGAGAGTTTGCAAATTTAATAGAGCTTAAATTTTGCTAGATTTTCTTAATCGCATGCAGTGCTTTAGCACCATTGCATGCACTTTGAACGTGCGAGGGGATTGGGGGATTTAAAAAGGGGGATAAGGGGACGGCTTCGTAACTCGAGTCCCCTTGTCTCCCTTTTGAATAAAAGAACCTAAAAACAAAAAAGTCTGTATTTTTAAAAATAGAATTTTACTATTGCGAAAATTTTAAAATTCTATTCACTCGCAAGAATTGACTACTGATTTTAGGTCTCGCAAAGCTTGCCACTAAAATCAGAGCCGAAATTACTCGTTCATGAAATTTTAAAATTTACTTGACGCTTATCTAACTTGATAAATAAAAATTTGTCGTAGTTTTTAATCGCATGCAGTGCAAAACATGCCACATCCACCTTTTTACCTAGCTTCTACCTTTGGCATCTGAAGCATAAAATTTCTAGCTTCACTTAAAAGTACAGGCTTAAGCCCATCTACCAGAGTTTTTGGATCATAAATTCTCTCATATGAAAGTATTAAGACTCCATCTTTTTTAAGTAAAAAGTGGATTATTTCTATATTTTTACTGCTAGTTTTATCTTTTATGAGAGCTAAAATTTGATCATTCTCTTCGCTATAAAGCACTTCTTTAGCCTCTTTTATCTTCTTTTTTAGCTCAACAAGCATACTTTCACTTTTTATATTTTTGTCAAATTTCACTCTAAAGCTTACAAAATGCTCATCAAAATTTTCATTTTTTAAAAAGTAAAAGCTCTCATCTTTGGCTGTATTTTTCTTATAAAAAACGCTTCCATCAAATTTAAAACTTTGAACCAAACTTAGCTCGTCTGCAAAGCCAAAAATTCCAAAAAACATCAAGGCAAAAAATAGAAATTTACGCATAAATTTGCACTCCAAATTTTTAAAAATTTGTCGCCATTTTGCCCAAAAGTCGCTTAGCTTAATCAAAAAATAACAAAGCTTTTTATACAATCAAACATTTTTAATTTAAGGATCTTTTTGCAGTTACATCAAGCTAGCGAGCTTAGTATTCTTGTCGTTTTGGCATTTATCGTCTTTGCTTCGCCTTATATTTCTAAAATTTTACGCATTCCTGTCGCTCCTGCTGAGATAATACTTGGAGCACTGGCTAGCTACATCGGGCTTGTCGGCGAGAATGAGATGTTTAAGCTAATTAGCGAAGTTGGCTTTTTCTTTTTGATGTTTCTAGCTGGCATGGAGATCGATCTTAGAATGCTTATAAACATTGACCGCAAAATTTTACGTCTGGGGCTTATCTATCTTGCCCTCATCTACTCGCTAGCAACTGCACTTACGTTTAGTTTTGATCTTAGTTTGCTCTATATTATCATTATCCCAATAATGGCCGTTGGTATGATATTTACGCTATTTAAAGAGTATGGCAGAGATGTGAAATGGCTAAATTTAAGCATGCTTATTGCAACTATTGGTGAGCTTATAAGCATTACGCTTTTGACATTTATAGCAGCCTATTTGCAGTTTGGAGCTAGTATAAATTTATGGCTAACGATTGGCTATTTGATCTTATTTTTAGCTATCAGTGTGCTTAGCTTTAAAATTTTAGATGTGCTTTTTTGGTGGTATCCTGGGCTTAAAGTGATCCTTATGCCACACTACGATAAGGATGAAAAAGATATTAGGCTAAGCATTGCGGTATTTTTTTCGATGATTGCACTCATGCTTTATTTGAATTTAGAAGTTGCCTTTGGCGCGTTTATCGCAGGTATGTTTATAGCTACATTTTTTGATCATAAAAAAGACTTGCCACACAAGCTTTCAAGCTTTGGATTTGGATTTTTGGTACCGATATTTTTTATACACATAGGCTCAACCTTTAAACTCTCAAGCCTAAGCTCAAATGAAGTGATAAAAGATGCTATTTTTATATTTTGTGCGATGCTTACCACAAGGCTTTTTTCAAGTGTGTTATTTGTAGGAAAATTAGGATTTAAGGGGATATTTTTGTTTTCTCTCTCACAATCCATGCCGCTAACACTTCTAGTAGCAGTTGCTACTATCGCACACAGATCAGGTGAGATAAGTGATTATTCTTACTCATCTTTTATCCTAGCAAGCCTAGCTCAAGCTATAATAGGGACAATAATTATAAAATTTCTAATGCAATCAAGAAGTAAGGAGTAAAAATGCCATCAAATACAGCTACGCTAACTGATAACAGAACCGGCAAGAGTTACGAGTTTCCTATACTAAAAGGCACTATGGGACCTGACGTGATAGACATCTCGACATTTTTTAGTGATACTGGAATGTTTACTTTTGACAGAGGTTATACTTCAACTGCGATGTGTCGCTCAGCGATAACTTATATAGACGGCTTAAAAGGCGAACTAATGTATAGAGGTTATGATATCGCGTATTTGGCCGAAAATAAGACATTTTTAGACGTGGCATATTTACTCTTAAACAAAGAGATTCCAACAAATGATCAGTATATAAATTTTAAAACCGAGCTTAAAAAAAGAAGCTTTATACATGAAGGCATGATGAAGCTATTTGACGCATTTCCAGATAAGGCGCACCCTATGGCGATATTGCAAGCAGCAGTCTCAGCCCTAAGTGCCTTTTACTCAGATCACCTAAATATGGATAAACCTGAAGAGTATCACGAGATGGCTATGCGTATAATCGCTAAAATTCCAACGATCGCGGCCTTTAGTTACCGCTACTCACGCGGACTTCCTATCATCTATCCAAATTTAGATCGTGGCTTTACTGAAAATTTCCTCTACATGATGAGGGGCTATCCATATGAGCATGTCGATCTTAAGCCTATCGAGATCAAGGCACTTGACACGGTCTTTATGCTGCACGCAGATCACGAGCAAAATGCTTCAACAACGACTGTTAGAACCGTTGGCTCAACGCACGCTCACCCATACGCATGTATAAGTGCGGGCATCGGCGCACTTTGGGGCTGGGCTCACGGCGGGGCAAACGAGGGAGTTATACGTCAGCTTGAAGAGATAGGCTCTGTAGCAAATGTCGATAGATACATCGCTAGAGCAAAGGATAAAAATGATCCATTTAGGCTAATGGGCTTTGGCCACAGGGTCTATAAAAATTTTGATCCTCGCGCAAAAGTGCTCAAAAAAATGAGAGATCAACTCATGGACGAGATAGGCATCAACTCAGAGCTTATTAAAATCGCAAACCGCATAGAAGAGATCGCGCTAAATGATGACTATTTTGTGAGTAGAAATTTATATCCAAATGTTGATTTTCACTCAGGGCTCATCCTAAAGGCGCTTGGCATACCAAATAATATGTTTGCCGTCATCTTCGTCATCGGCAGGACTCCAGGCTGGATCAGTCAGTGGATCGAGCTAAAAGAGCAAGACACGATAAAGATAGTCCGCCCAAGACAGCTTTATGTTGGAGAGACAAACAGAACACCAAAATGAGTGAGCTTCTAAATTTAGCTAAAAAAGCAGCCGTTAATGCTGGAGCGCAAATAATGAAATTTTACTCTGCAGATAATACGGCTCTTAAAGTCTGCCTAAAAGATGACAGCTCGCCACTAACTAGCGCTGATCTAGCTGCAAATGAAGCGATAATAAAAATTCTAAGCAAAAGTGGGATAAAAATTTGCTCTGAAGAGAGTATCTTGCAAGAAAGCGATAAAGACGAGTTTTGGCTCGTAGATCCTCTTGATGGCACGAAAGAATTTCTAGCTAGAAATGGCGAATTTTGCGTTTGCATAGCGCTTATAAAGAAAGCTAGACCGATGCTTGGCGTGATATTTATCCCAGTTAGTAAAGAGCTTTTTTACGTTGATGAAAATGGCGCTTTTAAAGAAATTTTAGATGACAATGATGAAATCATAAAGAGAGTTGATTTAAATAAAAAAGATAAAAATTTAGACAATCTAATCTTTTCAAGTAGAAGAGGCGATGCCAAAGAGATAGAATTTATAGGACAGAGCTTAAATTTTGAGCAAAGGTGCATCGGCTCAGCCATAAAATTTTGCCGTTTGGTTGAATTTGGCGGAGCTTATTTGAGATTTGCCCCAAGCTACCTTTGGGACAATGCTGCAGGAGATGCGCTCGTAAATTTTTGTGGCGGAAAAGTATTTGACGCTAATAGCGGCAAAGAGATGAGCTACAAGCTTGCTAATTTAAAAAGTCCATTTTTCATAGCTCTCTCAAAAAACACACTAAATCTAAAAGATAAAATCACACAGCTATATAAGCAAAGTAAAATTTAAACCTTAAATTTCTTCTAGCAGATAAAGCATACTAGCTATTTTTGCTGTGCCTAGCACGTAGCTCATTATGTTTGCTGCGACTTTATCTTTTTTAAGCACTTTGCCATTTATGTCAAATATATCTTCGTTGTTCTCTTTAATAAATTTCAAAGCTTTTGCTGCGACATCTTCTAAGCTATTTTTACCATCAAGCAATAAAAGTATGTAATAATCGATATTGTTAAGCTTCCTTGAGATGCTAAATTTATTAGCAAAAACAATATCGGCATTATTTTTACGATTTAAAAAATATCTTACATAATTTATTAAATTTTGACTAAGCCTTGAATAGCCGGGCCTATACTCGATATTTTTTTGCTCATCTTTTAAGATCATTGCATCAGACGAGTTTGTTAAAATTCTTACAAAGGCGCTATAAACCATAAGCTTATCTTCTGGCAAAATTTCTAAAATCTGAGAAAGGTTTATGCTGGCTGGATACATCTTATAAAAGACCTCACAAAGCCATGATATGTCTTGTGGCATAGCGCCATAACTATCTTGCCACTCATTATCTTTCTTTATAAAATCTGCCACAACGTGAATTTTATTGATATCGCTTGGGCCTATTTGTTTATTGGCTATGCTCTCATAAGTCTTGCTATGGACTATTAGGCTTTGTCTAAATACTTTGTTGCTAATCATATCCATGAATTGCTCTAGATCGATTCTGTCCTTAAACTTATTATTTTTGTATTCATCTACTATGGCTGTGCCAACATCTGGGGTAAAAATATCATCAAGCGTATACTCACAAAGATAAGTAAGCTCATTTTTGGCAAGCATGGCATTAAAATCTTTAAAATAAAATGGATCATTTGTATATTCTAAAAACTCATGAGCTATGTAAAAATCATCTTTTGAGAGCACATGTTCTGTTATGAAAAGAAGCATCTTAAGGGGTATTTTTCCCTCATAAATTTCTTCATTTCTTGTTAGCAAATATTCTTTATAGACTAAAAGTGCTTCTTTGGCTGCTTTTAACCTCTCTTGCATGCTCTCTTTATCTTTTGCGGCAAGTAGCATTATATCCCTTACGATATCTTTTACTTTCCAGCCAGGATAAACATTATAAGAGATAAATGCCACGCCATTTGCACTTAAATTCTCTCTTACGACTTTTAATATAGCTTCTTTTACAAAGTCAGGCACCCAGCTAAAAACACCATGAGCAATGATATAGTCAAATTTCTCATCACTTTTAAATTCGCAAATATCGCCGTGTATAAGCTCTAAATTTGTAAGCCCCATTTCTTTAACGATCTCTTGTCCGCGCCTTATCTGCTCGCCACTAAGATCTATGCCAACTACTTTTGCATTTTTGTTGTTTACTGCAAATGGGATCAAATTTCCACCGAAGCTACATCCTATCTCTAAAACTCTTGCATTTTCGCATGGCGGTGGAGTTATGCCAAGAAGTGTCGCACAAGCTTCAAGCCTATATGGCGACGATTGGGCAAAAGCTATTGATTTATAAGTTAGCTCATCATAAGACTTCTCAATTTTGCTATTTTGGCTCATTTTAGCTCCTAGTAGTCTTTTTCTTTGATTTTTTCTAGCATATTTTTAGCATCATTCTCAGGATCATCCACTATATATGCGCGCCTTATCTTGCCATCTTTTATGATGAGTGTTTGTCTAAAGTAAAATTTATGTCCATTTGATGCAGAAAAAACCGGAAGCTCAAGCGCCCTTTCAAGCATAAACTCACTATCGTTTAGAAACATGACTCCAGCCGAAGTCTCTTCTTGAAATTTCTTTTGAGCTGCGATATCTTGTGAGCTAATGGCAACTACCATAAAACCAAGATCGTTAAAACCTTTTAAAAATTTCTTGTAGTTTATCGCTTGTTTGGTGCAGCCCTTCATGCCCGCAGTATTTTGTAATTGCTCGCTTAAAAGACCAAAGTCCTCGCCTATCTTTGGATAGATGAAAATAACGCAGTCGTGTGTCCTTGCAAAGGCGGAAAAATCAAATTCCTTACCATCTAAGGTATTTAAATATATACTTGTAGGCACTTTTATCATACTTCATCCTTTAAAATTTTTACTATTATATCTTTATAAGCTTTGTCTTAAGCTTTTTTAGAATTTAAAAGATAAACTACGAAAAGGACAAAAAAGCTAATTATTAGCATCAAAAGTGCATAGATATGAGCCTTGGTGTAATCAAGCATTTCAACCGCTTCAAATATCGCAATGCTCGCAACCTTACTCTCTCCAGCTACGCTACCACCTATCATTAAAACAACACCAAACTCACCCATGGTGTGAGCAAAGCTAACGACAGTAGATGTTAATAAATTTGATCTGATACTTGGCAAAATCACCCTAAAAATAGTCGTGAGCTTATTTTTACCAAGGCTATAACTTGCTTCAAAAAGGCTCTTTTTTAGGCTATTTAGCCCAGCATAAATCGGCCCAAACATAAATGGCAATGAATAGATACAACTTGCCACAACAAGACCTGTGAAGTTAAAAACAAGCCTAACTCCAAAAATTTCTTCAATAAATTTACCAAAGGCCGAATAAGGCGAAAGAAAAATGAGCAGATAAAAGCCAAGAACACTTGGTGGCAAGACCAAGGGTAGTGAGATTACCGACTCTAAAAACGACTTGCCAAAAAATTTCTTTTGAGACATAAAATAGGCAAGTGCGATGCAGACAAAAAATAAAATAAAAGTTGTTATAAAAGATAATTTTAGTGATAGCCAAAATGGCTCGTAATCGATACTTTTTAACTCGTCTATCATGCTTTTTCCAAATTTACGCTAAATGCTTTTGTGCTAACTACTACCATATCGCC
This DNA window, taken from Campylobacter concisus, encodes the following:
- a CDS encoding biotin synthase — encoded protein: MKTIMLCAICSVTQGNCAEDCAYCTQSAKAGADITKFKEKSVQQVVDEAKMAYKNHALGFCLVTSGARLNDKKTDYIVSLAKVVHKEVPNLMLIACNGMATYEQLSELKKAGVFSYNHNLETSREFFPKICKTHTWDERYQTNLDAKRAGLMLCTGGIYGVGESEADRVSLRASLKELEPFSSPINFFIKNEALSLDLPPLSADKALKIVRDTKSALPETRVMIAGGREKILGDRQYEIFENGADAIVIGDYLTAKGEKASKDIEELTKRGFSFASICH
- the topA gene encoding type I DNA topoisomerase; protein product: MKSLIIVESPAKAKTIKNFLDKSYNVIASKGHIRDLPKTSFGIKIEDDKFTPEYRISSDHSAIVKEIKELAKAADEIYLATDEDREGEAIAFHIANAIGKEPTSLPRIVFHEITKSAIQNALKSPRHVDMNSVNAQQTRRLLDRIVGYKLSPLLNLKIQKGLSAGRVQSAALKIIVDREREIQAFKPVEYYTIDTVFKKDLDAELVKFENQKIEKLTIQNPDRAKYIIENLQNEKFSVREIESKDRKIQPSPPFMTSTLQQSASNRLGFSPKKTMMIAQSLYEGVQTNEGFMGAITYMRTDSLNLAKEAVAAAREHILQNYGKEYLPAKAISYTTSSKGAQEAHEAIRPTNLNFTPQIAAKFLEKDALKLYTLIYNRFLACQMSACVSQTQNVYVASEKGEFKISGRKVLFDGFYKVYGELDKDKILPNLKKGDEMSLQSIKSTQNFTEPPARYSEAGLVKKLESLGIGRPSTYAPTITLLTSRDYVRVEKKQLIPNEIAFSMIGVLEEHFSNIVDSEFTSHLEEKLDEIALDKADWQKVLSDFYYPFMGKISAGKTGIKSLKTATPIGEKCPECGSELVLRKGRYGEFIACSNFPKCKYSRNVAKDNEKSAGTGTATAAKPKRDLKKLDVPCPKCGGEIVERFSRRGKFYGCANYPKCDFVSNYEPVEQKCNECGGDMIKKELKKGTFIECTKCKKKTLISEN
- a CDS encoding citrate synthase, which codes for MPSNTATLTDNRTGKSYEFPILKGTMGPDVIDISTFFSDTGMFTFDRGYTSTAMCRSAITYIDGLKGELMYRGYDIAYLAENKTFLDVAYLLLNKEIPTNDQYINFKTELKKRSFIHEGMMKLFDAFPDKAHPMAILQAAVSALSAFYSDHLNMDKPEEYHEMAMRIIAKIPTIAAFSYRYSRGLPIIYPNLDRGFTENFLYMMRGYPYEHVDLKPIEIKALDTVFMLHADHEQNASTTTVRTVGSTHAHPYACISAGIGALWGWAHGGANEGVIRQLEEIGSVANVDRYIARAKDKNDPFRLMGFGHRVYKNFDPRAKVLKKMRDQLMDEIGINSELIKIANRIEEIALNDDYFVSRNLYPNVDFHSGLILKALGIPNNMFAVIFVIGRTPGWISQWIELKEQDTIKIVRPRQLYVGETNRTPK
- a CDS encoding class I SAM-dependent methyltransferase codes for the protein MSQNSKIEKSYDELTYKSIAFAQSSPYRLEACATLLGITPPPCENARVLEIGCSFGGNLIPFAVNNKNAKVVGIDLSGEQIRRGQEIVKEMGLTNLELIHGDICEFKSDEKFDYIIAHGVFSWVPDFVKEAILKVVRENLSANGVAFISYNVYPGWKVKDIVRDIMLLAAKDKESMQERLKAAKEALLVYKEYLLTRNEEIYEGKIPLKMLLFITEHVLSKDDFYIAHEFLEYTNDPFYFKDFNAMLAKNELTYLCEYTLDDIFTPDVGTAIVDEYKNNKFKDRIDLEQFMDMISNKVFRQSLIVHSKTYESIANKQIGPSDINKIHVVADFIKKDNEWQDSYGAMPQDISWLCEVFYKMYPASINLSQILEILPEDKLMVYSAFVRILTNSSDAMILKDEQKNIEYRPGYSRLSQNLINYVRYFLNRKNNADIVFANKFSISRKLNNIDYYILLLLDGKNSLEDVAAKALKFIKENNEDIFDINGKVLKKDKVAANIMSYVLGTAKIASMLYLLEEI
- a CDS encoding 3'(2'),5'-bisphosphate nucleotidase CysQ family protein — protein: MSELLNLAKKAAVNAGAQIMKFYSADNTALKVCLKDDSSPLTSADLAANEAIIKILSKSGIKICSEESILQESDKDEFWLVDPLDGTKEFLARNGEFCVCIALIKKARPMLGVIFIPVSKELFYVDENGAFKEILDDNDEIIKRVDLNKKDKNLDNLIFSSRRGDAKEIEFIGQSLNFEQRCIGSAIKFCRLVEFGGAYLRFAPSYLWDNAAGDALVNFCGGKVFDANSGKEMSYKLANLKSPFFIALSKNTLNLKDKITQLYKQSKI
- a CDS encoding cation:proton antiporter gives rise to the protein MQLHQASELSILVVLAFIVFASPYISKILRIPVAPAEIILGALASYIGLVGENEMFKLISEVGFFFLMFLAGMEIDLRMLINIDRKILRLGLIYLALIYSLATALTFSFDLSLLYIIIIPIMAVGMIFTLFKEYGRDVKWLNLSMLIATIGELISITLLTFIAAYLQFGASINLWLTIGYLILFLAISVLSFKILDVLFWWYPGLKVILMPHYDKDEKDIRLSIAVFFSMIALMLYLNLEVAFGAFIAGMFIATFFDHKKDLPHKLSSFGFGFLVPIFFIHIGSTFKLSSLSSNEVIKDAIFIFCAMLTTRLFSSVLFVGKLGFKGIFLFSLSQSMPLTLLVAVATIAHRSGEISDYSYSSFILASLAQAIIGTIIIKFLMQSRSKE
- a CDS encoding flagellin B, with translation MSFRINTNVNALNTHANAVSNNTDLSKSLNKLSSGLRIQTAADDASGLSIADSLRSQASALGQAIANGNDAIGIIQVADKAMDEQLKILDTIKTKATQSAQDGQTTQSRQALQADIVRLMEELDNIGNTTSFNGQQLLNGTFSNKEFQIGAYSNQTVKASIGATTSDKIGLTRFESSRLLTAMGEVNLKFLNVDGVNDVGVTGATISTGIGKGLGALAENINKVADRTGVRATADVTWKASAAIGGGLIQSLTINGVKIGDLEVKANDANGALVNAINSVKDQTGVEASVDAETGKMVLTSRDGRAIVASGKDISKGLGGKGAAAKGTSLTGFVGRLNLVRLDGRDIKLNAGGVAKLSLAFSANGGAQQSVSLRDIRGQIDKTLATAMGFQRMSGALSVAQSAGVMTLRGAMAVMSIAESAQKTLDQVRSDLGSVQNQLQATVNNITVTQVNVKSAESQIRDVDFASESANFSKHNILAQSGAYAMSQANSVQQNVMKLLQ
- the crcB gene encoding fluoride efflux transporter CrcB, which gives rise to MLVNLLFAGLGGFIGAGCRFLAGELLKFSHFPLATLGVNVLGSFIIGVLFCLNLSQSARVFLVVGILGGFTTFSSFSLDSVKFLLEGELVKGFLNIFLNLVFCLLASYFGILLGKSL